Within the Desulfosalsimonas propionicica genome, the region GCCTGCGGTTTCATTGATATCGCCGTGGGAGCGGTGGATGGGATCCACGAAGCTGGAAAATATCTTTTCCACCAGTGCGTTGACCTCGTCTTCGGGCCGGTCGATGGAGAGCCTGGTGTATCCTTCCAGGTCCAGAAACAGGATGCTCACATCCCTTTTTTCCTTTTCCCGCTCCAGCATTTGCGGGTCGTCTTCAACGATTTTGCGAACTGATTGGGGAACGAAAGGCGACAGGTGGGCGAGCATCTGGTTGATGCGGATTTTTTCCTGGGTCATGGCCCAGTGCTTTTTTGCGCTGACAAGCAAATAACCAACGGTTTCGGCAAAATCCTGGAGAAGGAAAAATTCCTTGCTGGAAAAACGGGTTTCGGGCATGGCCACTACGCTGACAACCGCCAGCAGCTGGTTTTCCGCAAACACGGGCACTGCGGCTTCCGGGCCGATGGGCACCGAGGTGCCGTCATGCCGGACCACGGGCTGACTGCCGGTTACCACCACGGCTTTTTTCCGGGCAATGGCCTGCTGGATGGCCGGCCGGTGGCGTTTGCATTTCAGGCAGTTGATCGGCCTGTCATACAGGGCGCACTGCAGGGGGCGGGTGTATTTGCCGGCCTCGGGATCCAGCAGCAGAATGCAGGCCTCCATGGACCCGGAGATGATCTCGCGCAATTCAGAGCGCATCTTTTCCAGGATTTCGTTTGCCTCCATAAACGGCGCAACTTTTTGCGCAAGCCGGCGCTGGGCCTCGAAACGCTGCTTGTAATATCTTTCCATCCCTCAGGGCCTTTTTTGGATTGCAGCGGCGCACCACCCGTTTTCCTCCAGGGTGCGCAGCAGGTCAAAGCGAGGGGAATCATATGTTTTTAAAAGCTCCGGCTGCTCACGGGGCCGGAATCCCGAAAAAATCATCACTGCCCCGGGCGCGGAAATTTCCGTGACCGCCTTGTGCATCCGGACAAGGGTGGGGTAACGGAGGTTGGCCAAAACCAGATGAAAGGGCGGCAGTCCCGGGCTGTTTTTTTCAAGCGCTGTGATGCTGTCAAAAATCTCCATGCGGTCTGTCAGACCGTTTAAGGCGGCGTTTCCGGCCGCCTCGGCCCGGGCGCAAGGGTCAATATCAGTGCCTGCGGCCCGTGCCGCGCCCATGAGGCAGGCCGCGGCTGCCAGCACCCCGGAACCGGTGCCGATATCCAGTACCCGGCAGTTTTGCGCCGGTTTGGGTAAAATATGGTCATGAAACGTCCAGGCCGCAAGTTTTAAGGCCATGCGCGTGGTGGGGTGATCGCCGGCGCCGAATGCCGCCCCGGCCTCAATACGCACCACAATCTGTTCCGGCCGGGGGGTGACCACTGCGTCCGGCGGAGCCAGAATTACGCCGCCCCCGGTTTCAACAGGGCGCTTATAAGAAATTTCCACAAACGTGTGGCCCAGAAACTGGGTATAGGTCAGCCGGTTTTCGGCCATCAAGGTGTTTACAGCCCGTCGCACCGCTTTTCTGGAGATATTTTGCCGGGCACAGATTTCCCGTTCAAGGTCCATGGGGGTGTATTTGCTGCCGGCATGGCCCACCATGTCCAGGATGTTTTGCCTGATGATGTCTTCATCGGCCCGGGGGGGTGTCATGTGCGTGAAATCTCTTTTAACAGGTCCCGGATCATGGCTGAAAATTCCCGCACCGCTTGTTGTCCCGCGGCTGTGCCCTTTTGCCGGACTTCTTTGAAAAACCGCTGGCTGATTTTTTTTTGCTCCCGGCTCCATTTGGCGCTTAAAAAATTTGATACACCGGCATCCGAATCATTACCCGTCTCCGGCCGTTCGCGCCGGCTGTGGGCCCAGTTGATTACGTGCCAGAAATAAATCAGGCTCCGGTCAATGATCACGTAAAGCAGCTGATCGTTTTTCACAGGACCGGCGTAGATCCGTATGCCGCCCAATGCCTGGCCCTTGATTTTGGCCCGGGAGATTTTCCGGGTTCCCCATGCCGCTGATCCCGCCCCCAGGGCTCCGCCCAGGGCGGTAAACACCCCAAAGGTCAGTCCGGCCAGGGCCAGATCCCCCTTGGCACCGAGGCCCGCACCGATGCCGGCTCCCGCCCAGGCCATCTGATTGCGGGTCAGGCCCAGGGCCTTTAATGTTTTTTCGGAAAACAGGTCCTGGCCGGCAAGGGACTGGGCGGGCAGGTCATAGGAGAAAATGTTGTGCTTGAATCTTTTTTTGATCCGGTGATGGGCTTTTTTTTCCATATCCGCCACCTGCTGCCGGTATTTGACAACCAATTGTTTTTCAGCCGCTTCTGTGGCCGAAGCATCATGTATGGTTTTTTTTGCCCGATACTGCAGCACCGATGCCAGCAGGTCCGTTATAATGGCTGCGGTTTGCTCCAGGCGCATATGCCAGTCGGTTTCAAATGCCTCAGTGACGCGCTGCAGGGCCTCATCCCAGTCCGGGTCAATGGCCCTGAGGCTTTTGAGCAAGTCCATGCGTTCGGCAAAGCTTGCCCGCTGGGCGTCAAAAATGCGAATGATGTTAAAGTGTATGCGCGCAGCGGTTTTCCAGTCCTCGATGTAGTCGCCGTGCTCCCGGTCCTTGGTGTTGATGACAGCCATGCGGGGGGCGCCGGTCAATCGCAAAATGTCCATTTCCAGCCGGTCGGCCGTGCGCACCGGCCGGGTGCCGTCGACCACGAAGATCACCCCTGCGCCTGCGGCCAGCGGGGTGAACAGCCGGCACTCGTGTACAAATTCGGCATCGGTTTCATGGGCCCGGATAAAGTCGTCAAGCCAGGGTTTTTCCGGATCCGCGTTTTGGGTGATCCATTTGTGCGCGGCCCTGGGATTTTGAAATCCCGGGGTGTCGACAAACCGGATGACTTCCGCATCATCGATGAAAACCGGATAATCCCGGCATTGGCGGGTTTCGCCCGGGGTCGGGCTCACGGGCACGGCGTCGTTTTCCGCAAGGGTGGCCACCACCGAGGACTTGCCCTCGTTGGGGTGGCCCAGTACGGCAAAAACCGGGATGTCTGAGCGTTTGGTCAATTTATCCTCCCGGCATTTCCAACCGGATGTAGGGATCAGCCAGGCCGTTGACCGCCTGCTGCCAGGTGG harbors:
- a CDS encoding GTPase/DUF3482 domain-containing protein; this encodes MTKRSDIPVFAVLGHPNEGKSSVVATLAENDAVPVSPTPGETRQCRDYPVFIDDAEVIRFVDTPGFQNPRAAHKWITQNADPEKPWLDDFIRAHETDAEFVHECRLFTPLAAGAGVIFVVDGTRPVRTADRLEMDILRLTGAPRMAVINTKDREHGDYIEDWKTAARIHFNIIRIFDAQRASFAERMDLLKSLRAIDPDWDEALQRVTEAFETDWHMRLEQTAAIITDLLASVLQYRAKKTIHDASATEAAEKQLVVKYRQQVADMEKKAHHRIKKRFKHNIFSYDLPAQSLAGQDLFSEKTLKALGLTRNQMAWAGAGIGAGLGAKGDLALAGLTFGVFTALGGALGAGSAAWGTRKISRAKIKGQALGGIRIYAGPVKNDQLLYVIIDRSLIYFWHVINWAHSRRERPETGNDSDAGVSNFLSAKWSREQKKISQRFFKEVRQKGTAAGQQAVREFSAMIRDLLKEISRT
- a CDS encoding adenylate/guanylate cyclase domain-containing protein; this translates as MERYYKQRFEAQRRLAQKVAPFMEANEILEKMRSELREIISGSMEACILLLDPEAGKYTRPLQCALYDRPINCLKCKRHRPAIQQAIARKKAVVVTGSQPVVRHDGTSVPIGPEAAVPVFAENQLLAVVSVVAMPETRFSSKEFFLLQDFAETVGYLLVSAKKHWAMTQEKIRINQMLAHLSPFVPQSVRKIVEDDPQMLEREKEKRDVSILFLDLEGYTRLSIDRPEDEVNALVEKIFSSFVDPIHRSHGDINETAGDGLMIIFKDDDPRVNAVNAVKAAIDIRERNHEVNRELNLARGPVNVNMGINTGEALVGMTRMKGALDTRMTYTASGTVTNLAARLAEYAQGGDILFGERTRSMIENLWPVYDRGKVGLKGIEAPVQVYSLFKDNPGGHA
- a CDS encoding 50S ribosomal protein L11 methyltransferase, with amino-acid sequence MTPPRADEDIIRQNILDMVGHAGSKYTPMDLEREICARQNISRKAVRRAVNTLMAENRLTYTQFLGHTFVEISYKRPVETGGGVILAPPDAVVTPRPEQIVVRIEAGAAFGAGDHPTTRMALKLAAWTFHDHILPKPAQNCRVLDIGTGSGVLAAAACLMGAARAAGTDIDPCARAEAAGNAALNGLTDRMEIFDSITALEKNSPGLPPFHLVLANLRYPTLVRMHKAVTEISAPGAVMIFSGFRPREQPELLKTYDSPRFDLLRTLEENGWCAAAIQKRP